The segment TCTCAAAGAGACCAGTGATAGCATCAAGACAGTTGTTTTTGATGGTGTAGTAACGCAGCGCATCCTTGACATCGCATCAGACAAAGGTATCGAGAACCTTATTGGTGTAAAGAAAGGTAACATTGCTAAGAGTCCTGCGACCGTCAATGTTCTAACAGCAGCAGATTTTTGATCTTTTAAGGGGATTTACTCCCTTTTACTTCTCTTTTTTCTTTTTTCCCTCTATTGTGCATTATTATTCATAAAAATTAAATCGAAAAAGGTTTATATGATGATGCAGAAGGGGATTGCCGCGAAAAATGGTTTTATTTGAGTTTTTAGTTTATTATATTGCAGCCCGCTCTTACGCAGTGCTGTCGTATAAAAAATGAATATGGATAAAAACCATGCACAAAGATGAATTGATTCAATTGCATACATTGCTGGCTCAAATAAAGAGGCATCTGGAAACCCAGGACACTGATCATGACTTTTCTGAGTACCAGTCGCTTGCCATAAGTCCTGTGCACATCCATCGAAGCAAGGCAGAGCACAAACATGCTATATTCGTACTCGGTAACCATCTTGCATCAATAATGTCAGAAGATGAGCTTTCAGGTATTGGCAGGACCTCCACCAGAATGCAGGAATTTGCAAAACGTACCAGCAGGAATGTTTCCGGTAGCAACAATTAAATGCTGTCGGGTAGCCTGATCTCATTTCAGGTGTAAAACATATCCTTAAAGGCTAGCTTGGATGCTATTAACCCAGCAGAGAGGAGAAAGCTGCTTCTTCATTATGATGGCATTCTCTCCGTCTGAATAGTATCTCTGTTCTACCCAGCATGCTATGAATCCCATATCCTGATATAGCTTTTTAGCTATGTGATTGCTGGGTCTTACTTCAAGGCTGGCAGACTTTAATCCCTGCTGCTGGAACGCGTTCAGTATGGTTTGCATAAGCTGGCTTCCGATTCCTCTTCCTTTATACTCTTCTTTAACTGCCAGTGAAAAGACACGGCCTTCTGTAAATGCAGATCGATATCCTATGACAAAACCCACGATCCTGTTGTTAATGGAGGCGACAAAGAACCCGTCTTTGTTCATTTCATAGAAATTCATATAGACAAAAGGATTGTGTTCTGTGAAAGCCTCCATTTCAATGTTCAGAACATCTTCAAAATCATAAGGTTCAAACTGTCTGATGATCATCAGGAAATATAATGTTCTTTTTCTTAAAAAGAATATTGAAAAAAAAGAAGAAAAGGATCTTGAAGATCAATCCTTATCCTTATCTTTATCAGCTTTTTTTATGTGACGCAGATCAACAGCTATACCTCTTGTGGAGGCAACCATTTCTTTCCCGTTCATCATGGCACGCCCTACTCCGATAGCTTTACTTCCTTTGACAAGGACCTCGTCACCGGGTCGTATCCTCTCATCAGCATCAATAACACCTGGTGCAAGCAAAGAGCCTCTTGGGAGGAAATCATTGATAGTTACAGTGTAGCCTTCATAATCATCTGATGCGGCAAGCAGACGGGTACCATCGATAGTAAGTGCTATTATCCCATATTGTGGTATCAGTGTAGCTATCTGTTTCTTGTCTATGAACACCTGGTGTTTTGGGAATGGTGCCTTTATCTTTGATCTGTCAGGAACAAGTAACTCTCCTGCACCCGGACCGAACTGGTAGTCTGCAATAGCGCGCATCAGGTCACTTCTTGGTTTGTTCTGTCCAAATTCTCCTTCTGCAACGATACCTGATACGGTGTTCTTGAGGTTGTCAAGGGATTCGTAGGAGGTCACATTGCCTGAGCTTGTATAGATGATCTCAATTCCAAGTTCCTTTGAAACGATCTCACAGATTTCCCTGTATGCTTCTTCCACATGGGCTATGATATGTGAATATTTGTTCTTTGAAAGATACTCAGAGAGACATGATGATACCCATTTTATCTCTTCAGCATCCCAGTACCCGGTCACAACGGTATCATAATGGGATGCAGGATAGGTAAGTTCGAGTTCCCTTGGTACAACTCCGAGTGGAGATGTGATTATTACTTCATGGACGTATCTGCGGTTCTTTCCCAGTGATCTTATGAACTTGCTATGTGAGTTCGAGATTGAATATGGCTTTTTGGCAGAGCAGGGCAACAGGACCAGAATATCGGTTTCAGGGGGTGTATATCTTTCCTGTATCCTTCTGGCAAATCGAACGACCTCAGGCCGGGTCATTGATTCTGAAGTGGTCGCAAGCAACTGCTTGGAGCGTGCAATAGGTGCATGCTCTTCCATGTAACCATACTGGGTATCGAAAAGTCTCAGGAGTCCTGCAAGCCAGGGTTCTACACGGCACTGGCCTTCCACGTATTCACGCAGATTGCCCGCGCGTATCCTCTCTCTTGCCAGGACAACCTCTGCTTCAAGCATGTTGCAGTTGTGTTTTGTTAATATCTCAGCACGCTCTGCTTTTGGCATTTCCCTGAGCTCTTCCAGTGTTATGGGAGCACAGGCGTCACATTTGCATGGAAGTTCGGCCATAGAGTCGACAAAGTAGCTTCCTGATGTGGTAAGATAAATGTCATTGTAACCGGCCACAGTGGCACGGGTGTTGTCAACAATATCGATGCCAAGGTAGATCAGCATTGCAGCATTAGCAGGTGTGCAAAGGTTCGGGACATAGAGAGCAGTATCAGGAGCTATCTTTTCCCGGATCTCAATTATCCTTTGCATGAACTTCCTGGCATTGCCCTGGAAGGAACCTGCTCCTTCCATAATGTAAAGGTCTGCTTTCTTTGCATCCTGGCCATGTCGGTAAATTCGTCCAATAGGGCCGGTAGCTTCCATCTCGATCTTCTTTGCAATTGTCTCTGCCACATCATCCGGCACATCCGGTGTGAGGTCCTGGTGCGGCAAAATGAGGATCGCGTCATCACCGGAAAGCTCGCGTATCTTCCGGATATTTTCCATAGCTTCTTCTGCAGAAAGGTCCCACATGGACCCGGCATCTGCAAAAGGACCTGCTGGATCTTTAAGTGATACCGTATCAATTATGTGCGGTGTCCTGATAGGTGTTGAAAGGAGAATTTTTCCAATACGGGCAGCACCATCCCGCTGTTCTACCTCAAAATATGATGTCATGTTTCCCTAATATGCTTAAGGTAGATGTAAATCTTTTCTACCGGATCTTACTGACCTTTACCGAAGATCCGGCAAATTTGGTTGAAATACCCAAACGTTTATTTTGAAAAAGGTTGCAGGGTATGTTAATGCTCAAGAAACAACTGGAAGCCATTGTTGGAAGAAAGAATGTCTCAACAAGGTCCTCAGAGCTTTATTGTTATTCTTTTGATGCCTCTCAGGTAAAAGGCCATCCTGATGCAGTTGTCCGACCTCATAATTCCGAACAGGTCGCATCTATTGTCAGGTTGGCAGCTGATCTCGAACTTCCTGTGATCGCAAGAGGCGCAGGTTCCGGTCTCTGTGGAGGTGCTGTTCCCGTAAATGGCGGTATTGTGCTTGACATGTCCTCAATGGACCGGATTGTTGAAATTGATCTTGACAATCTCCAGGTGACCGTGGAGCCGGGAGTTGTGCATGCGAAACTGAACGAGGCACTTTCTCCCTATGGATTTTTCTTTCCGCCGGATCCCGGAAGTACTGCCATGTGCACAATTGGAGGGCTTATGGCGAACAACGGAAGCGGGATGCGTTCCGTAAAATACGGTACAACAAGGAACTATGTGCTTGACCTTGAGGTCGTTATGGCAGATGGAAAGATAGT is part of the Methanococcoides orientis genome and harbors:
- a CDS encoding UPF0058 family protein, with protein sequence MHKDELIQLHTLLAQIKRHLETQDTDHDFSEYQSLAISPVHIHRSKAEHKHAIFVLGNHLASIMSEDELSGIGRTSTRMQEFAKRTSRNVSGSNN
- the rimI gene encoding ribosomal protein S18-alanine N-acetyltransferase; translated protein: MIIRQFEPYDFEDVLNIEMEAFTEHNPFVYMNFYEMNKDGFFVASINNRIVGFVIGYRSAFTEGRVFSLAVKEEYKGRGIGSQLMQTILNAFQQQGLKSASLEVRPSNHIAKKLYQDMGFIACWVEQRYYSDGENAIIMKKQLSPLCWVNSIQASL
- the arcS gene encoding archaeosine synthase subunit alpha, encoding MTSYFEVEQRDGAARIGKILLSTPIRTPHIIDTVSLKDPAGPFADAGSMWDLSAEEAMENIRKIRELSGDDAILILPHQDLTPDVPDDVAETIAKKIEMEATGPIGRIYRHGQDAKKADLYIMEGAGSFQGNARKFMQRIIEIREKIAPDTALYVPNLCTPANAAMLIYLGIDIVDNTRATVAGYNDIYLTTSGSYFVDSMAELPCKCDACAPITLEELREMPKAERAEILTKHNCNMLEAEVVLARERIRAGNLREYVEGQCRVEPWLAGLLRLFDTQYGYMEEHAPIARSKQLLATTSESMTRPEVVRFARRIQERYTPPETDILVLLPCSAKKPYSISNSHSKFIRSLGKNRRYVHEVIITSPLGVVPRELELTYPASHYDTVVTGYWDAEEIKWVSSCLSEYLSKNKYSHIIAHVEEAYREICEIVSKELGIEIIYTSSGNVTSYESLDNLKNTVSGIVAEGEFGQNKPRSDLMRAIADYQFGPGAGELLVPDRSKIKAPFPKHQVFIDKKQIATLIPQYGIIALTIDGTRLLAASDDYEGYTVTINDFLPRGSLLAPGVIDADERIRPGDEVLVKGSKAIGVGRAMMNGKEMVASTRGIAVDLRHIKKADKDKDKD